A genomic stretch from Bacterioplanes sanyensis includes:
- a CDS encoding sulfite exporter TauE/SafE family protein: MDILLYIAAGALVGLIVGITGIGGGALMTPLLLMFGFPAHIAVGTDLMYAGLTKAGGAVSHHKQGHVEWRLVRLLALGSLPAALATGALLHSLFQDSEDYAHLLSNALGIMLLLTALVIIGRGRLQEWARRYSRGNLEHWRTPATVIMGVFLGVFVTLSSVGAGAIGTAILMLLYPILRSTSVVGTDIAHAVPLTLAAGLIHMYLGNVDFYLLGALLVGSLPAIHLGSQLSKRVPEQILRPLLASILFGIGARYAFF, translated from the coding sequence ATGGATATTTTGTTATATATAGCAGCCGGTGCGCTGGTTGGCCTCATTGTAGGAATCACAGGCATAGGTGGCGGCGCTTTGATGACGCCGCTGCTGTTGATGTTTGGATTTCCAGCCCACATCGCCGTTGGCACCGACCTGATGTATGCAGGCCTGACCAAAGCCGGGGGTGCTGTCAGCCATCACAAACAAGGCCACGTTGAGTGGCGCTTGGTGCGACTGCTGGCGCTCGGCAGTTTGCCAGCGGCGCTGGCGACTGGGGCATTGCTGCACTCGCTGTTTCAAGATTCAGAAGATTACGCACACCTACTCAGCAATGCACTGGGCATCATGCTGCTGCTCACGGCACTGGTGATCATTGGTCGAGGGCGACTGCAGGAATGGGCCAGGCGATACAGTCGCGGTAATCTTGAGCACTGGCGAACACCGGCCACGGTGATCATGGGCGTATTTCTGGGCGTGTTTGTTACCCTATCGTCGGTTGGCGCTGGCGCCATTGGAACCGCCATCCTAATGCTGCTGTACCCGATATTACGCAGCACCTCTGTAGTTGGCACCGACATCGCGCACGCCGTGCCACTGACGTTGGCCGCCGGCCTGATACATATGTATTTGGGCAATGTGGACTTTTACCTGCTAGGCGCCCTGCTCGTTGGCTCACTGCCTGCCATTCACCTTGGCAGCCAGCTCAGCAAGCGCGTTCCAGAGCAAATATTGCGCCCGCTGTTAGCCAGCATCTTATTTGGCATTGGCGCGCGCTACGCCTTCTTTTAA
- a CDS encoding DUF72 domain-containing protein, with the protein MTNDELKAHNSSGLDAAALRLGLPMWFMPQWRGGLLPAGCDGHEALQHYAQHFSSIEGNTSFYALPTVDRAQSWSAQVSDHFRFVFKVPRSISHSDHLTSALQREWPAWQQFCDAIGKKLGVALLQLPAQFGPPRLGELLDAIDNIQRISDVPLAVEVRHPEFFDKGAAEQALLRQLTDRQVDRVIFDSRGLFSDASQNEDVLDARAKKPRLPVHPIATGRFPIVRFIGHSDWQQDTMLLQQWQSKLMAWQQEGRRPFFFIHTAGNQRAPERANAVCQQWRLPQWQASQPSLL; encoded by the coding sequence ATGACAAATGATGAGCTAAAAGCACACAATTCTAGCGGGCTCGATGCCGCTGCACTGCGCCTCGGCTTGCCGATGTGGTTTATGCCGCAATGGCGCGGTGGTCTGTTGCCAGCCGGTTGTGACGGTCATGAGGCGCTGCAGCATTACGCCCAACATTTCTCCAGCATAGAAGGCAATACCAGCTTTTATGCGTTACCCACAGTGGACAGAGCGCAGTCTTGGTCGGCGCAGGTGTCAGACCATTTTCGTTTTGTCTTTAAAGTGCCGCGCAGTATTAGCCACAGCGATCATTTAACGTCGGCTTTGCAGCGTGAGTGGCCTGCTTGGCAGCAGTTTTGCGATGCCATCGGTAAGAAGCTTGGCGTGGCGTTATTGCAGTTGCCTGCACAGTTTGGTCCGCCGCGATTGGGTGAGTTGCTCGATGCGATAGATAACATCCAGCGCATCAGTGACGTGCCGCTCGCCGTCGAAGTTCGTCATCCTGAGTTTTTTGATAAAGGCGCGGCGGAGCAGGCATTGCTGCGCCAACTCACCGACCGCCAAGTGGATCGAGTGATATTTGATAGCCGCGGCTTATTTAGCGATGCCAGTCAAAATGAGGATGTGTTGGATGCGCGCGCGAAAAAGCCTCGTTTGCCGGTGCATCCCATTGCCACCGGGCGCTTTCCCATCGTACGTTTTATTGGCCACAGTGATTGGCAGCAGGACACGATGTTGTTGCAGCAGTGGCAATCCAAACTGATGGCCTGGCAGCAAGAGGGGCGTCGACCGTTCTTTTTTATTCATACCGCCGGCAACCAGCGAGCCCCGGAACGAGCAAACGCTGTGTGTCAGCAGTGGCGACTGCCGCAATGGCAGGCATCGCAGCCGAGTTTGTTATGA
- the cysB gene encoding HTH-type transcriptional regulator CysB, whose protein sequence is MKLQQLRYIWEVAHHDLNVSATAQVLYTSQPGISKQIRLLEDELGVEIFARSGKHLTRITPAGEAILKVAGEILRKVESIKQVAQEFSDEKKGALSIATTHTQARYALPSVIDGFMRSYPEVSLHMHQGTPMQIAEMAANGTTDFAIATEAMELFGDLIMMPCYRWNRSILVPKSHPLAQTPKPSLEQVAAYPLVTYVFGFTGRSKLDDAFSSRGLTPRVAFTAADADVIKTYVRLGVGVGIVASMAIDPEADSDLAALDASHLFDSSVTKIGFRKGTFLRGYMYDFIAQFAPHLTRDIVDQAAHCHNRQELEELFASLELPEH, encoded by the coding sequence ATGAAGTTGCAACAACTGCGGTACATCTGGGAAGTGGCGCATCACGATCTGAACGTGTCGGCAACGGCACAAGTGCTCTACACCTCGCAGCCAGGTATCAGCAAGCAAATCCGCCTGCTCGAAGATGAGTTGGGTGTCGAGATTTTTGCCCGCAGCGGCAAGCACCTGACCCGGATTACACCCGCGGGTGAGGCGATCCTCAAAGTCGCCGGTGAAATTTTACGCAAGGTCGAGAGCATTAAGCAGGTGGCGCAAGAGTTCAGCGATGAAAAGAAAGGCGCGCTGTCCATCGCCACCACGCATACGCAAGCGCGCTATGCATTGCCGTCGGTGATTGATGGCTTTATGCGCAGCTATCCCGAGGTGTCGCTGCATATGCATCAGGGGACGCCAATGCAGATTGCAGAAATGGCCGCCAATGGCACCACCGACTTTGCCATTGCCACCGAAGCGATGGAGTTATTCGGCGACCTGATCATGATGCCGTGCTACCGCTGGAATCGCAGTATTCTGGTGCCCAAGTCGCATCCGCTGGCACAAACTCCTAAGCCCTCGCTCGAACAGGTGGCGGCTTATCCGTTGGTGACTTACGTGTTTGGCTTTACCGGCCGCTCGAAGTTGGACGATGCGTTTAGCAGTCGTGGTTTGACTCCTCGAGTCGCCTTTACCGCGGCTGATGCGGACGTGATTAAAACCTATGTGCGTTTGGGGGTTGGTGTGGGCATTGTGGCCAGTATGGCGATTGACCCTGAGGCCGACTCAGATTTGGCCGCACTGGATGCCAGTCACTTGTTTGACTCCAGCGTGACCAAGATCGGCTTTCGCAAAGGTACGTTTTTGCGCGGCTACATGTACGACTTTATTGCCCAGTTTGCGCCTCATCTGACGCGCGACATCGTGGACCAAGCAGCTCATTGCCATAACCGCCAGGAGTTGGAAGAGTTGTTTGCGTCACTGGAGTTGCCGGAGCATTAA
- a CDS encoding SPOR domain-containing protein: MEQHLKKRIVGALVTVIAVAIVLPILLDGSRAKLSLDVDIPPIPETAEWSDDQRERRVRIELEKLASGDSHAATTPQPTRTVERDDPAAPRTLGDRGAVDDENLPYAWTLQVGAFSQRNNAEKFRDRLLSDGFKSYLEEQTDSEWVRVYVGPVLQRHQAEALQAQLKQQLQQQEVFIKRFRARS, encoded by the coding sequence ATGGAGCAGCATCTTAAAAAGCGCATAGTTGGCGCCTTAGTAACGGTTATTGCGGTGGCGATTGTGCTGCCTATTTTGCTGGACGGCAGTCGCGCCAAGTTGTCTTTGGATGTCGATATTCCACCCATCCCGGAAACCGCCGAGTGGTCGGACGATCAACGTGAGCGCCGCGTTCGCATCGAGCTGGAGAAGCTCGCCAGCGGTGACAGTCACGCTGCAACCACACCGCAGCCAACGCGCACAGTGGAGCGCGATGATCCTGCCGCTCCGCGCACACTGGGCGACCGTGGTGCGGTGGATGACGAAAATCTGCCCTACGCCTGGACGTTACAGGTGGGCGCTTTTTCGCAGCGCAACAATGCTGAGAAATTTCGCGATCGGCTGTTGAGCGATGGCTTTAAAAGCTACCTAGAAGAACAAACTGACTCTGAGTGGGTGCGTGTGTACGTTGGGCCTGTGCTGCAGCGCCATCAGGCAGAAGCGCTGCAGGCGCAATTAAAGCAGCAGTTGCAGCAGCAAGAAGTGTTTATTAAACGCTTTCGTGCGCGCTCTTGA
- the purF gene encoding amidophosphoribosyltransferase, protein MCGIVGIVGKSHVNQGIYDALTVLQHRGQDAAGIVTSYQNKLYLRKDNGLVRDVFRTRHMQRLIGNMGIGHIRYPTAGSSSSAEAQPFYVNSPYGITLAHNGNLTNAEQLAQDIYREDLRHVNTTSDSEVLLNIFAHELQVQGQIKPTPEVIFNAVRRVHERVKGGYAVVAMISGYGIVAFRDPNGIRPAVFGSKQTSAGTEYMVASESVALDALEFKIERDIAPGEAIVVTEEGELHTRLCADNTRLTPCLFEYVYFARPDSIMDEMAVYKARLRMGEKLAEKIVREHPEHDIDVVIPIPDTSRSSALELAKKLGVKYREGFMKNRYIGRTFIMPGQTQRKKSVRQKLNALDLEFRGKNVLLVDDSIVRGTTCEQIIEMARDAGANKVYFASAAPAVRYPNVYGIDMPAKDEFIAHGRTTDEIAKDIGADWLVYQDLQDLIDSCLEGSSTSATAFDCSVFNGEYVTGDIDEEYFERLHLLRSDSSKGRHAVENVAIDLHNDDSPEGQL, encoded by the coding sequence ATGTGCGGAATAGTGGGTATTGTTGGTAAATCCCATGTGAACCAGGGCATTTATGATGCTTTGACGGTTTTGCAGCACCGTGGTCAGGATGCGGCTGGTATCGTCACCAGCTACCAAAACAAACTGTACCTGCGTAAAGACAATGGTCTGGTGCGCGATGTTTTCCGTACACGCCATATGCAGCGCCTCATTGGCAATATGGGCATTGGCCACATTCGTTACCCAACGGCGGGCTCGTCTAGCTCCGCTGAGGCGCAGCCATTTTATGTCAACTCGCCTTACGGCATTACCTTGGCGCATAACGGCAACCTCACCAACGCCGAACAGTTGGCGCAGGACATTTATCGTGAAGATTTGCGCCACGTAAATACCACCTCCGATTCTGAAGTGTTGCTCAATATTTTTGCCCATGAGCTGCAAGTGCAGGGGCAAATTAAACCGACGCCAGAGGTGATCTTTAACGCCGTGCGCCGCGTTCATGAGCGCGTTAAGGGCGGTTATGCCGTCGTTGCCATGATCAGTGGCTACGGCATTGTGGCGTTTCGCGATCCCAATGGCATTCGCCCAGCGGTGTTTGGCAGTAAGCAAACGTCAGCCGGTACTGAGTACATGGTGGCGTCGGAATCGGTAGCCTTGGATGCGCTGGAATTTAAAATCGAGCGCGACATTGCCCCCGGTGAAGCCATCGTAGTCACCGAAGAGGGTGAGTTGCACACGCGTTTATGCGCAGATAATACGCGCCTGACGCCGTGCTTGTTTGAGTATGTGTATTTTGCGCGTCCAGATTCGATTATGGACGAAATGGCTGTGTACAAAGCGCGTCTGCGCATGGGTGAAAAACTGGCGGAAAAAATTGTCCGCGAGCATCCGGAACACGACATTGACGTGGTTATTCCCATTCCTGACACCAGCCGGTCATCGGCGCTGGAGTTGGCGAAAAAGCTGGGCGTTAAGTATCGCGAAGGCTTTATGAAAAACCGCTACATTGGCCGTACCTTTATTATGCCCGGGCAGACGCAGCGTAAAAAATCCGTGCGCCAGAAACTCAACGCACTGGATTTAGAATTCCGCGGTAAAAATGTACTGTTGGTTGATGACTCGATTGTACGCGGTACCACCTGTGAGCAAATCATCGAGATGGCCCGCGATGCGGGCGCCAATAAGGTGTATTTTGCCTCAGCAGCGCCAGCGGTGCGTTACCCCAATGTATACGGCATTGATATGCCAGCAAAAGATGAATTTATCGCGCACGGTCGCACGACCGATGAAATCGCTAAAGACATTGGTGCGGATTGGTTGGTGTATCAGGATCTGCAAGACCTGATCGACTCATGCTTGGAAGGCAGTAGTACGTCAGCAACGGCATTTGATTGCTCGGTATTTAACGGCGAATATGTTACCGGCGATATCGATGAAGAATACTTTGAGCGTTTGCATTTGTTGCGCAGTGACAGCAGTAAAGGCCGCCATGCGGTTGAAAACGTTGCCATCGATTTGCACAACGACGACAGCCCTGAAGGTCAGCTATGA
- a CDS encoding IS4 family transposase: MPHHNTAFHQLLKPVSRHEFERLAARHHVGQKLRSARRWDQFVAMGLGQMSDRQSLRDIEANLEAQSDKLYHLGAKVIAKTTLARLNEQQPAALYQAVFYQLLSRHSQSPGKHKFRFKNPLYSLDASAIDLSSPVFPWARHREDTANVKLSIGLNHATDIPEYVAVGDGHENDMVQGRRFKFPKGSIVAFDKGYIDYEWFGNLTKQGVFFVTRLRAGTVYKVRERREVIAHSGVRSDQVIELTSAHAKKRGAPLLRRVGYQDRDSGKFYEFLTNNVELSARTIAAIYKDRWQVELFFKAIKSCLKINKFVGHSRNAVLTQLWIALIMYLLIAIARHSAQQGWTVARMMKVLQLNIFSRKTLKQLLSPDKSRHKKSDPQMRIAL; the protein is encoded by the coding sequence TTGCCACATCATAACACCGCGTTTCACCAACTCCTAAAACCCGTGTCGAGACATGAATTCGAGAGGCTGGCCGCTCGACATCATGTTGGCCAAAAACTGCGCTCTGCCCGTCGGTGGGATCAATTTGTGGCCATGGGGCTGGGGCAGATGTCTGACCGCCAGAGTTTGCGTGACATCGAAGCCAACCTAGAAGCTCAAAGCGACAAGCTGTATCACTTGGGCGCCAAAGTCATCGCCAAAACAACGCTGGCACGACTGAATGAGCAACAGCCAGCAGCGCTGTATCAAGCGGTTTTTTATCAGCTACTAAGTCGACATAGCCAGTCACCGGGAAAACATAAATTCCGCTTTAAAAACCCGCTGTATAGTTTGGATGCCAGCGCCATCGATCTCTCTTCGCCGGTCTTCCCCTGGGCGCGCCACCGTGAGGACACGGCCAACGTTAAATTAAGCATCGGGCTGAACCACGCGACGGATATTCCAGAATACGTTGCCGTTGGAGATGGGCATGAAAACGACATGGTTCAAGGCCGACGTTTTAAGTTTCCTAAGGGCAGCATCGTCGCCTTTGATAAGGGCTACATCGACTACGAATGGTTCGGAAACCTGACCAAACAAGGGGTTTTCTTTGTCACACGCCTACGTGCAGGCACCGTGTACAAGGTGCGAGAGCGACGTGAAGTCATCGCTCATTCCGGTGTTCGCAGCGATCAGGTCATTGAACTCACCAGTGCACACGCAAAGAAGCGAGGCGCCCCGTTGCTACGCCGAGTGGGTTATCAAGACCGAGATAGCGGTAAGTTTTACGAGTTTCTCACCAATAATGTTGAGTTGTCTGCCCGCACCATTGCTGCGATTTACAAAGACCGCTGGCAAGTCGAGTTGTTCTTTAAAGCGATTAAAAGCTGCTTGAAGATTAACAAGTTCGTAGGCCATAGCCGCAATGCCGTGCTGACTCAGTTATGGATCGCTCTGATCATGTATTTGCTGATTGCCATCGCTCGGCACAGCGCCCAGCAAGGGTGGACGGTTGCCCGGATGATGAAAGTGCTGCAACTGAATATTTTCAGCCGGAAAACCCTAAAACAACTACTGAGTCCCGATAAATCGAGACACAAAAAAAGCGACCCTCAAATGAGGATCGCTTTGTGA
- a CDS encoding 3-deoxy-7-phosphoheptulonate synthase, with product MSDSRVEDLNIESFSPLVTPDQLKAELPISDSAVASVQKGRQVIRDIIDRKDKRIFLVIGPCSVHDVEAAHDYAARLRDLAEEVSDTLYLVMRVYFEKPRTTVGWKGMINDPHMNDTFKIQEGLHRARKLLLDLAEMGLPLSTEALDPISPQYLQDLIAWSAIGARTTESQTHREMASGLSSAVGFKNGTDGSLTVAVNALKSVANPHRFLGIDQSGSVSVVSTKGNHYAHVVLRGGGGKPNYDSVNVSLAEQALSKADLVPNIMIDCSHENSNKDPALQPLVMDNVSNQILEGNQSIIGLMVESNIKHGRQNIPANLDDLEYGLSVTDGCISWEETEEAVRKMHKKLKDVLPQR from the coding sequence ATGTCCGACAGCCGCGTAGAAGATCTGAATATCGAGTCGTTTTCTCCCCTGGTTACGCCTGACCAGTTGAAAGCCGAGCTGCCCATCAGCGACAGTGCCGTCGCCAGCGTGCAAAAAGGCCGTCAGGTCATTCGCGATATTATCGACCGCAAAGATAAACGTATTTTTCTGGTGATCGGCCCATGCTCGGTGCACGATGTCGAGGCAGCCCACGACTACGCCGCACGCCTGCGCGATTTGGCGGAAGAAGTCAGCGACACCTTGTATTTGGTGATGCGTGTGTATTTTGAAAAGCCACGCACCACCGTCGGTTGGAAAGGCATGATCAATGACCCGCACATGAACGACACCTTTAAGATTCAAGAAGGTTTGCATCGTGCACGCAAACTGTTACTGGATTTGGCAGAAATGGGATTGCCGCTGTCCACCGAGGCACTCGATCCTATTTCACCGCAATACCTGCAGGATTTAATTGCTTGGTCCGCCATTGGTGCACGCACCACGGAATCACAAACCCACCGAGAAATGGCCTCGGGGTTGTCTTCCGCTGTTGGCTTTAAAAATGGCACCGATGGCAGTCTCACCGTTGCCGTCAATGCGCTGAAGTCTGTCGCTAATCCTCATCGCTTCCTAGGCATTGACCAGAGTGGCTCAGTGTCTGTGGTGTCCACCAAAGGCAATCATTACGCTCACGTGGTGCTGCGCGGCGGCGGCGGCAAGCCCAATTACGATTCGGTCAATGTTTCATTGGCAGAGCAAGCGCTGTCGAAAGCCGATTTAGTGCCGAACATCATGATTGATTGCAGCCATGAAAACTCCAATAAAGACCCGGCACTGCAACCTCTGGTGATGGATAACGTCAGCAATCAAATATTGGAAGGCAATCAGTCCATTATTGGTCTGATGGTAGAGTCCAACATCAAGCATGGCCGCCAAAATATCCCGGCGAATTTGGATGATTTGGAGTACGGTTTATCCGTCACTGACGGCTGCATCAGCTGGGAAGAAACGGAAGAAGCGGTGCGTAAAATGCACAAAAAATTAAAAGACGTATTACCGCAACGCTAA
- the thrH gene encoding bifunctional phosphoserine phosphatase/homoserine phosphotransferase ThrH, which translates to MEIACLDLEGVLVPEIWIEFANKTGIESLKATTRDIPDYDELMRQRLRILDEHNLKIQDIQEVIATLKPLEGAREFIDWLRERFQVIILSDTFYEFSQPLMRQLGFPTLFCHRLVTDDSGRVVDYKLRQADPKRQSIRALQTIYYRTIAAGDSYNDTTMLAEADAGILFHAPQNVIDEFPQFPAVHSFDELKKEFIKASNRELSL; encoded by the coding sequence ATGGAAATCGCTTGCTTGGATCTGGAAGGGGTGTTGGTGCCCGAAATCTGGATCGAATTTGCCAATAAAACCGGCATTGAGTCCCTCAAAGCCACCACGCGAGATATTCCAGATTACGATGAGCTGATGCGCCAGCGCCTGCGCATACTCGACGAACACAATTTAAAGATACAAGACATCCAGGAAGTCATTGCCACGCTGAAGCCGCTGGAGGGTGCGCGTGAATTTATCGACTGGCTGCGTGAGCGTTTCCAAGTGATTATTCTGTCGGACACGTTTTACGAGTTTTCGCAGCCATTGATGCGCCAGCTCGGTTTTCCAACGCTGTTCTGTCATCGCCTAGTAACCGATGACAGTGGGCGAGTGGTGGACTACAAGCTGCGCCAGGCCGACCCTAAACGGCAGTCTATTCGAGCGTTGCAAACCATCTATTACCGCACCATTGCCGCTGGTGATTCTTACAACGATACCACCATGTTGGCCGAAGCCGATGCCGGGATTTTGTTCCATGCGCCGCAAAATGTGATCGATGAATTTCCGCAGTTTCCGGCGGTCCATTCATTTGACGAGTTAAAGAAAGAATTTATCAAAGCCAGTAACCGAGAGTTGAGTCTTTGA
- a CDS encoding O-succinylhomoserine sulfhydrylase, protein MTDYSDRYPTQFPDCGFDTQAVRAGHERTHEGEHAEAIFPTSSYVFRSAAEAAARFSGDEDGNVYSRYTNPTVRTFEQRLAALECGQACAATASGMAAIYAVCMAHLQSGDHLLSSRSVFGSTNVLFEKFLRKFDIQVTYVDLLDLEAWEQALQDNTKLLFLESPSNPVIEVADIKAIADLAHANNALLVVDNCFCTPAIQQPLTFGADLVTHSATKYIDGQGRCIGGAVIGSDELIEPVVGVLRSAGPTMSPFNAWVFTKGLETLSLRMKAHSDNALQLAQWLQQQPAVLQVNYAGLPQHPQYELAQKQQKLPGGVLSFEVRGGQAAAWQVMDATRLISITANLGDAKTTITHPATTTHSRLTEEEREGANIGPGLLRIAVGLECVDDVIKDLDRGLSELA, encoded by the coding sequence ATGACGGACTATTCCGATCGCTATCCGACGCAGTTTCCCGACTGTGGGTTTGACACCCAGGCCGTGCGGGCCGGGCATGAGCGCACCCACGAGGGTGAGCATGCTGAGGCCATCTTCCCGACCAGTAGCTATGTGTTTCGCTCGGCTGCTGAGGCCGCGGCGCGCTTCTCTGGCGATGAAGATGGCAATGTCTATTCGCGTTACACCAACCCCACAGTACGTACCTTTGAGCAGCGTTTAGCGGCGCTGGAGTGCGGCCAGGCGTGCGCAGCAACGGCGTCTGGTATGGCGGCGATTTATGCGGTGTGCATGGCGCATTTACAGTCCGGTGACCATTTATTGTCGTCGCGCAGTGTGTTTGGTAGCACCAATGTGTTGTTTGAAAAATTCCTGCGCAAATTCGATATCCAAGTGACTTATGTCGACTTATTGGATCTCGAGGCCTGGGAACAAGCGCTGCAAGACAATACTAAGTTGTTGTTTCTTGAATCACCGTCAAATCCTGTTATTGAAGTGGCCGATATTAAAGCCATCGCAGATTTGGCGCATGCCAATAACGCTTTACTGGTGGTGGACAATTGTTTTTGCACGCCGGCGATTCAGCAGCCGCTGACGTTCGGGGCGGACTTGGTCACCCATTCCGCTACCAAATACATCGACGGACAAGGCCGCTGCATTGGTGGTGCTGTGATTGGCAGTGACGAGTTAATTGAGCCGGTGGTCGGTGTGTTGCGCTCTGCAGGGCCAACTATGAGCCCGTTTAACGCTTGGGTGTTTACCAAGGGGCTCGAGACCTTGTCGCTGCGCATGAAAGCACATTCAGACAATGCTCTGCAGCTGGCGCAATGGCTGCAGCAACAACCTGCCGTGCTGCAAGTCAACTACGCCGGCTTACCACAGCATCCGCAATACGAACTGGCGCAAAAGCAGCAAAAACTGCCTGGTGGCGTATTGTCGTTTGAGGTTCGAGGTGGGCAGGCAGCAGCGTGGCAAGTGATGGATGCGACGCGTCTTATTTCCATCACTGCCAACTTAGGTGATGCCAAAACCACCATTACTCATCCGGCGACGACGACACACAGTCGTTTGACGGAAGAAGAGCGTGAGGGGGCGAATATTGGCCCTGGACTACTGCGCATTGCAGTCGGGTTAGAGTGCGTTGACGACGTTATTAAAGACCTTGATCGTGGCTTATCTGAGCTAGCCTAA
- a CDS encoding phosphoadenylyl-sulfate reductase yields MSEEIKQLNQDLAGKRPKDVVRHALENHAAIAVSFSGAEDVVLIDMAVKIKPDVDVFTLDTGRLHPETYEFIESVRKHYGIRIDVRTPEQQALQALVNEKGLFSFYQDGHQECCGIRKIEPLRQKLLHLDAWITGQRRDQSPGTRSNIDLVEADSAFQGRNGELTKYNPLAHWTSAQVWEYIKVFDVPYNPLHQQGFASIGCQPCTRATLPNQHEREGRWWWENEGHKECGLHAGNIISKA; encoded by the coding sequence ATGAGTGAAGAGATTAAGCAGTTGAACCAAGACTTAGCGGGCAAGCGCCCAAAGGACGTGGTTCGTCATGCACTGGAAAATCACGCTGCCATCGCTGTGTCGTTCAGTGGTGCTGAAGACGTGGTGCTGATCGACATGGCGGTGAAAATTAAGCCCGACGTGGATGTTTTCACCCTGGATACCGGCCGGCTGCACCCAGAGACCTACGAATTCATCGAATCCGTGCGCAAACACTACGGCATTCGCATCGATGTGCGCACACCAGAGCAGCAGGCATTGCAGGCGCTGGTCAATGAAAAAGGTCTGTTCAGCTTCTACCAAGACGGACACCAAGAGTGCTGCGGCATTCGCAAGATCGAGCCATTGCGGCAGAAGCTGCTGCACCTAGATGCTTGGATCACCGGTCAGCGCCGCGACCAATCGCCCGGCACCCGCAGCAACATCGATTTGGTCGAAGCCGACTCGGCGTTTCAGGGCCGCAACGGTGAGCTCACCAAATACAACCCGTTAGCGCATTGGACATCGGCGCAAGTGTGGGAATACATCAAGGTTTTTGACGTACCCTACAACCCACTGCACCAACAAGGGTTTGCCAGCATCGGCTGTCAGCCTTGCACGCGGGCCACGCTGCCCAATCAGCATGAACGCGAAGGCCGCTGGTGGTGGGAAAATGAGGGCCATAAAGAGTGTGGCCTGCATGCCGGCAACATCATTAGCAAAGCGTAA
- a CDS encoding CvpA family protein yields the protein MITVVVVSSLISLKRGFVREALSLASWIIAFIVARLFSGNLATLLEGQIDTESLRWMVAFLILFAGTIIVGALLNHLIAELVRVTGLSGTDRVFGMVFGAVRGLLILVVAVYGLQYTLVPDDTWYQQSVFIPQLESVADWARKTLPAATDRLEWFSQ from the coding sequence ATGATCACCGTAGTGGTGGTTTCTAGTCTGATCAGTCTAAAACGTGGTTTTGTACGCGAAGCCCTATCCCTCGCTAGCTGGATCATCGCCTTTATCGTCGCGCGCTTGTTTAGCGGTAATTTGGCCACCTTATTGGAAGGCCAGATTGACACCGAGTCGCTGCGTTGGATGGTGGCCTTCCTGATTCTATTTGCCGGCACCATTATTGTCGGTGCGTTGCTCAACCATCTGATCGCCGAGCTGGTGCGGGTCACGGGGTTGAGTGGTACCGACCGCGTATTTGGCATGGTGTTTGGTGCCGTTCGCGGTTTGCTGATCCTGGTCGTCGCCGTCTATGGTTTGCAGTACACCTTGGTGCCAGATGACACTTGGTATCAACAGTCAGTTTTCATTCCACAGTTGGAATCCGTGGCGGATTGGGCACGCAAAACGTTGCCCGCTGCCACCGATCGCCTGGAGTGGTTTTCTCAGTAG